In Chitinophaga nivalis, a single genomic region encodes these proteins:
- a CDS encoding FecR family protein, whose protein sequence is MDIRKYESYDTAAMLADVDFQRWALRPGAEEEALWEAVFAVYPEKRILAMNAKATLQQLQFKTTVFPEHRKTVRREALEQLLEEEATPVITLRRRSYRWLYQVAAVLLVMLLVAGWWRLQQATPVRAKFFTKNGEIKTLTLPDSTIVVLNANSSLEYPTDWNNSQDREVWMKGEGYFTVAHQYNTRQQRTKFTVHTNDLDVLVWGTTFNVNTRRGITRVSLNSGKISIGFPDARKAPVMMQPGDMIEYTSRQRKLQASRVNPAEYSSWQHRELVFNNMSLREMGNKIEDIYGYKVRIADSTTANRTISGRLLAKSDTMLLQTIAAVFNLDISMKDSVVVVAPR, encoded by the coding sequence ATGGATATACGTAAATACGAAAGTTACGATACGGCTGCTATGTTGGCAGATGTGGATTTTCAGCGCTGGGCATTGCGTCCTGGTGCTGAGGAGGAAGCGCTGTGGGAAGCTGTATTCGCCGTATATCCGGAAAAACGTATCCTGGCAATGAATGCAAAAGCCACCCTGCAGCAGCTGCAGTTCAAAACAACCGTATTCCCGGAACACCGTAAAACGGTTCGCCGGGAAGCGCTGGAGCAACTGCTGGAAGAGGAAGCAACACCCGTGATAACCCTGCGGCGCCGCAGTTATCGCTGGTTATATCAGGTAGCCGCTGTACTGTTAGTAATGCTGCTCGTTGCCGGCTGGTGGCGATTGCAGCAAGCTACCCCCGTACGTGCTAAGTTCTTTACTAAGAATGGGGAAATAAAAACATTAACCCTCCCGGATAGTACTATCGTGGTGTTGAATGCCAATTCTTCACTGGAATACCCGACTGACTGGAATAACAGCCAGGACAGAGAGGTGTGGATGAAGGGAGAAGGTTACTTTACGGTAGCACATCAGTACAATACCCGGCAGCAACGTACGAAGTTTACCGTGCATACCAACGACCTCGATGTATTGGTATGGGGCACTACCTTTAATGTAAATACCCGCAGAGGTATTACCAGGGTATCCTTAAACAGCGGTAAAATCAGTATCGGCTTCCCGGATGCCAGGAAAGCACCGGTGATGATGCAGCCCGGCGATATGATTGAATATACTTCCAGGCAACGTAAGCTGCAGGCCAGCCGGGTAAATCCCGCTGAGTATAGCAGCTGGCAACACCGGGAACTCGTCTTTAATAATATGTCCCTCCGTGAAATGGGCAATAAAATAGAAGATATATACGGGTACAAAGTGCGGATAGCCGATAGTACGACCGCTAACCGCACCATCAGTGGACGCTTGCTGGCCAAAAGCGACACGATGTTACTGCAAACAATTGCTGCAGTATTTAACCTGGATATCAGCATGAAGGATTCTGTTGTAGTGGTAGCCCCCCGGTAA
- the dinB gene encoding DNA polymerase IV → MENKHNSTQRKIIHIDMDAFYASVEQRDHPEYRGKAIVVGGSPEGRGGVVATASYEARKFGVRSAMPSKRALQLCPHLIFVRPRFDAYKEASRKIREIFARYTDLIEPLSLDEAYLDVTTDKQQIRSAIEIAKLIKQAIRDELQLTASAGVSVNKFVAKIASDLNKPDGLTFIGPSAIEAFMEQLPVEKFHGVGKVTADKMKRMGLFTGKDLKQLSEQELKSHFGKTGAFYYRIVRGIDDREVQPHRETKSLGAEDTFPYDLTETGEMHAELEKIARIVYERLQRYQLKGRTVTLKIKYSDFRQITRNQSFAQPVGDLETIISTAKQLLAATWPEDKRIRLLGITLSNFGELSVPDKYQHPAQLSLFDFDE, encoded by the coding sequence ATGGAGAACAAGCATAATAGTACACAACGTAAAATTATTCATATCGATATGGATGCATTCTATGCATCCGTGGAGCAACGGGATCATCCGGAATACCGTGGGAAAGCCATTGTAGTAGGAGGCTCGCCGGAAGGAAGGGGTGGTGTGGTAGCAACGGCCAGTTATGAAGCACGTAAGTTTGGTGTGCGGTCGGCGATGCCATCCAAAAGAGCGTTGCAGTTATGTCCGCACCTGATTTTTGTGCGGCCCAGATTTGATGCCTATAAAGAGGCATCGCGGAAAATACGGGAAATATTTGCCCGTTATACAGACCTGATAGAACCACTGTCACTGGATGAAGCTTATCTGGACGTCACCACAGATAAACAACAGATCAGGTCTGCCATCGAAATTGCAAAATTAATTAAACAGGCAATCCGGGATGAACTGCAACTGACGGCATCTGCCGGGGTATCTGTCAATAAATTTGTCGCAAAAATAGCTTCTGATCTGAACAAGCCGGATGGCCTTACTTTTATAGGTCCTTCTGCTATTGAAGCTTTTATGGAGCAGCTGCCGGTGGAAAAATTTCATGGGGTAGGAAAAGTCACAGCAGATAAGATGAAGCGGATGGGATTGTTTACAGGAAAGGATCTGAAGCAATTATCAGAACAGGAACTGAAATCCCATTTCGGTAAAACAGGCGCTTTTTATTATCGTATTGTAAGAGGAATAGATGACCGCGAAGTACAGCCACACCGGGAAACAAAATCGTTGGGAGCAGAAGATACCTTTCCGTATGACCTGACTGAAACAGGAGAGATGCATGCCGAGCTGGAAAAGATCGCCCGCATTGTATACGAACGTTTACAGCGGTACCAGCTGAAAGGGCGCACAGTGACACTGAAAATAAAGTACAGTGATTTCAGACAGATCACCCGTAATCAATCTTTTGCACAACCGGTAGGCGACCTGGAAACAATTATCAGTACGGCGAAACAATTGCTGGCGGCCACCTGGCCGGAAGATAAGCGTATCCGGCTGTTGGGTATTACTTTATCCAACTTCGGAGAGCTATCGGTTCCGGATAAATACCAGCATCCGGCGCAGTTATCGCTTTTTGATTTTGATGAATAA
- a CDS encoding glycoside hydrolase family 2 TIM barrel-domain containing protein, whose amino-acid sequence MKAKVLLATLTALCLKGWAQELPAELQTPEVVSVNRMPMRASSFAYENLPLAQQQEKEKSTFFLSLNGAWKFNWVQDPRKRPADFYKTDFNDAAWTTFKVPANWEVNGYGLPIYVNHPYEFTGRTKMGAALKPPYDIPVDNNPVGSYRKKITLPQNWDGRQVFIHLGAVKSAFYIWVNGEKVGYSEDSKLAAEFDITKYVKPGENLIALQVYRWSDGSYLECQDMWRISGIEREVYLYATPKLDVRDFKVMSGLDKTYTNGVFQVNMEVNNYRMDRKTNHSKPDTFAVAIELTDANGKTIFKDETKGVQKVLGNYKTDLHFEKEIPQVKTWSAETPYLYTLYITLKDKAGNILQVIPQKVGFRSVEIKDRNFLVNGKRVFLKGVNRHEHNATQGHTLTREDMRKDMEMMKKLNVNAVRHSHYPPDPYWMQLCDEYGLYVIDEANIESHGRYYDLGYTLANDKQWRVPHLQRVLRMYERDKNHPAVVTWSLGNEAGNGTNFYEAYDWLKVHDTRPVQYERAEEDYNTDIIVPQYPDPDWLKEYAKSNPDRPLIMSEYAHIMGNSLGNFREYWTAIENHPYLQGGFIWEWIDQGIDTVKNGKRILAYGGDFPLSGPVNEAFSDNNFCVKGVVTAHRGLTPMAVEVKQIYQYIHTTWEGNQDITVHNTYFFRDLANYQLNWEILEAGKVVETGTIKDLKVAPQQSLRITLPVKTTAKPGVERFLNVHYLLKQPEPFLPAGYEVAADQFALHGSMAAPAVNPGNGALTVQETPGKALITGKQFSLAFDLQKGIMSSYVLQGEQLLEEGPQPAFWRAPTDNDIGAGFNHSLRPWRDAFAAGKLVEAKVQQTGDHYDVIITKALLNGDATITQTFTIYGDGTVKVNNRFTAIKGQHPLLLRVGNDVQLAQQFSQISYYGRGPWENYWDRKAAALIGIYQQTVDNQYYPYARPQESGNKSDVRWVTMTNKKGKGLRFEYADSLLNFSALPYSLNDLDPEADKKQYHSGELVPRKTIYMHIDLQQTGVQGIDSWGSMPMKQYRIPFSNQEYSYWIKPIK is encoded by the coding sequence ATGAAAGCAAAAGTATTATTAGCAACCCTCACTGCTTTATGCTTAAAGGGGTGGGCGCAGGAATTACCTGCGGAGCTACAGACGCCGGAAGTGGTGTCTGTCAACAGGATGCCGATGCGGGCATCTTCTTTCGCGTATGAAAATCTGCCACTCGCACAGCAACAGGAAAAGGAGAAATCCACTTTTTTCCTGTCTCTCAACGGCGCCTGGAAATTCAACTGGGTACAGGATCCGCGCAAACGGCCGGCCGATTTCTACAAAACAGATTTTAATGACGCCGCCTGGACTACCTTCAAAGTGCCGGCCAACTGGGAAGTAAATGGGTATGGTTTACCTATCTACGTCAATCATCCCTATGAATTTACCGGCCGTACCAAAATGGGCGCTGCCCTGAAACCACCTTACGATATTCCGGTAGATAATAACCCGGTAGGTTCTTACCGTAAAAAAATCACCCTCCCGCAAAACTGGGATGGAAGGCAGGTATTCATTCACCTCGGCGCCGTGAAATCCGCATTTTACATTTGGGTGAATGGCGAAAAGGTAGGTTACAGTGAAGACAGTAAACTGGCCGCTGAATTTGATATCACCAAATATGTGAAGCCAGGCGAAAACCTGATCGCTTTACAGGTATACCGCTGGAGTGATGGCTCCTACCTGGAATGCCAGGACATGTGGCGTATCTCCGGTATCGAAAGGGAAGTATACCTGTATGCGACCCCCAAACTGGATGTAAGGGATTTTAAAGTAATGTCCGGTCTTGATAAAACCTATACCAACGGGGTTTTTCAGGTGAACATGGAAGTCAATAACTACCGGATGGATCGCAAAACCAATCATAGCAAACCGGATACTTTTGCGGTAGCGATTGAACTGACCGATGCCAATGGTAAAACCATTTTCAAAGACGAAACAAAGGGCGTACAAAAAGTGCTCGGCAACTATAAAACAGACCTGCATTTCGAAAAGGAAATTCCACAGGTAAAAACCTGGTCTGCCGAAACGCCTTATCTGTATACGTTGTACATCACCCTGAAAGATAAAGCAGGCAACATCCTGCAGGTGATTCCACAAAAAGTAGGTTTCCGTTCCGTAGAAATCAAAGACCGCAACTTCCTCGTCAATGGCAAAAGGGTATTCCTGAAAGGAGTGAACCGCCATGAACACAATGCTACCCAGGGCCATACCCTCACCCGCGAAGACATGCGGAAGGATATGGAAATGATGAAAAAACTCAACGTCAATGCCGTACGCCACTCACACTATCCGCCGGATCCTTACTGGATGCAACTGTGCGATGAGTATGGCCTGTACGTCATCGATGAAGCCAACATCGAATCACATGGCCGTTACTACGATCTCGGCTACACGCTGGCAAATGATAAACAATGGCGTGTACCACACCTGCAACGCGTATTGCGGATGTATGAAAGAGATAAAAACCATCCGGCAGTAGTTACCTGGTCATTGGGTAATGAAGCTGGTAACGGTACCAACTTCTACGAGGCCTACGACTGGCTGAAAGTACATGATACCCGCCCGGTACAATACGAACGTGCAGAAGAAGATTATAACACCGACATCATTGTGCCACAGTATCCGGATCCGGACTGGCTGAAAGAATATGCAAAGTCTAACCCCGACCGGCCGCTGATCATGAGCGAATACGCACATATCATGGGTAATAGCCTGGGTAACTTCCGCGAATACTGGACGGCGATAGAAAACCATCCTTATCTGCAAGGAGGCTTCATCTGGGAATGGATAGACCAGGGCATCGACACCGTTAAAAATGGTAAGCGTATCCTGGCCTATGGCGGCGACTTCCCGCTGAGTGGCCCGGTAAATGAAGCGTTTAGCGATAATAACTTCTGCGTAAAAGGCGTGGTAACCGCGCACCGTGGTTTAACACCGATGGCCGTAGAAGTAAAACAGATTTATCAGTATATCCATACCACCTGGGAAGGTAATCAGGATATCACCGTACACAATACCTATTTCTTCCGCGACCTGGCCAACTACCAGCTGAACTGGGAAATCCTGGAAGCAGGAAAAGTGGTGGAAACCGGTACCATCAAAGACCTGAAAGTAGCGCCGCAGCAATCACTGCGTATAACCCTTCCCGTTAAAACCACGGCAAAACCAGGGGTAGAACGTTTCCTCAATGTACATTACCTCCTGAAACAACCCGAACCGTTTTTGCCGGCAGGTTATGAAGTGGCAGCCGACCAGTTTGCCCTTCATGGCAGTATGGCTGCACCTGCAGTAAATCCTGGCAATGGCGCTTTAACGGTACAGGAAACACCCGGTAAGGCACTGATCACCGGCAAACAATTCAGCCTCGCATTTGACCTGCAGAAAGGCATCATGAGCAGCTATGTACTGCAGGGCGAACAGTTACTGGAAGAAGGCCCGCAGCCTGCTTTCTGGCGTGCACCTACCGATAACGATATCGGCGCCGGCTTTAACCATTCCCTGCGTCCATGGCGGGATGCTTTTGCAGCCGGTAAACTGGTGGAAGCAAAAGTGCAGCAAACAGGAGATCACTACGACGTGATCATCACCAAAGCACTGCTCAACGGCGATGCCACCATCACGCAAACCTTTACCATTTATGGCGATGGCACCGTGAAAGTCAACAACCGTTTCACGGCAATCAAAGGACAACATCCGTTGTTGTTACGTGTCGGCAACGATGTACAACTGGCGCAGCAGTTCAGCCAGATCAGCTACTACGGCCGTGGCCCGTGGGAGAATTATTGGGATCGTAAAGCGGCTGCCCTGATTGGTATCTATCAGCAAACCGTCGACAACCAGTATTATCCTTATGCCCGCCCGCAGGAAAGCGGCAACAAATCCGATGTACGCTGGGTAACCATGACCAATAAAAAAGGCAAAGGCCTGCGTTTCGAATATGCCGATAGCCTGCTCAACTTCTCCGCATTGCCTTACAGCCTGAATGACCTGGATCCGGAAGCTGATAAAAAACAATATCACTCCGGCGAACTGGTACCGCGTAAAACCATTTACATGCACATCGACCTGCAGCAGACGGGTGTACAAGGTATTGACAGCTGGGGCTCCATGCCCATGAAACAATACCGGATTCCTTTCAGCAATCAGGAATACAGTTATTGGATCAAGCCGATAAAATAA
- a CDS encoding RagB/SusD family nutrient uptake outer membrane protein translates to MKFRLSLAVICMLLLGSTGCNKWLDVTPRSQIREDQFFTNERGFEDALAGIYVKMVSPQLYGDYLTMSFLDVLAQRYAPTNYYHFFKDDAVFLYKNQTVKTHIADIWRSMYSTLVNNNNILRYLEENQSALGKSRYGLIKGEALALRAFMHFDLLRMFGKNYQLGAGAPAIPYVTKVTQVPTELSTTGEVVTKVLADLEEALPLLEKLDPLNGGPDDGSQFLKNRKGRMNYLAVKALLARVYLFKGDKVNAYKRAKEVIDAGKHTFITSNDIINRTDYTFSGEHIFALQVMNIKDIVNKYFKYHEDEAYNSGRTQYELKNDRSVTQRVFETNSGGSTDYRYLYLFKEQTGQQYHIKFWQEDESNYNIKFRYLMPLIKISEMYYIAAETAPDLNTAITLLNKIRFNRGIPSLPEDLNPAQLQDEIRKEYQKEFYSEGQFFYYCKRLNLNKISEVPVKPENVYVLPLPDNEIDLR, encoded by the coding sequence ATGAAATTTCGTTTAAGCTTAGCCGTTATTTGTATGCTGTTGCTGGGGAGTACAGGCTGTAATAAATGGCTCGACGTAACACCCCGTTCCCAGATCAGGGAAGACCAGTTCTTTACCAATGAAAGAGGCTTCGAAGATGCCCTGGCCGGCATCTATGTGAAAATGGTAAGTCCGCAGTTATATGGCGATTACCTGACCATGAGTTTCCTGGACGTACTGGCGCAGCGGTATGCGCCCACCAACTATTATCATTTCTTTAAGGACGATGCGGTATTCCTGTATAAAAACCAAACCGTAAAAACACATATCGCAGATATCTGGCGCTCTATGTATAGTACGCTGGTAAATAATAACAATATCCTCCGGTATCTCGAAGAAAACCAAAGTGCGCTGGGGAAATCCCGGTATGGCCTGATCAAGGGAGAAGCCCTGGCGTTAAGGGCATTCATGCACTTCGATCTGTTGCGTATGTTTGGTAAGAACTACCAGCTGGGCGCCGGTGCGCCTGCTATTCCCTATGTAACAAAAGTTACCCAGGTGCCTACGGAGTTGTCTACAACAGGCGAAGTGGTCACAAAGGTGCTGGCCGATCTGGAAGAAGCATTGCCGTTGCTGGAAAAGCTGGATCCGCTGAATGGTGGTCCCGACGATGGCAGCCAGTTCCTGAAAAACCGGAAAGGTCGTATGAACTATCTGGCGGTGAAGGCATTGCTGGCACGGGTATATCTCTTTAAAGGCGATAAGGTGAATGCCTATAAGCGGGCGAAGGAAGTGATTGATGCCGGTAAACATACGTTTATCACCAGCAATGACATTATTAACCGTACCGACTATACTTTTTCCGGAGAACATATTTTCGCCCTGCAGGTAATGAATATCAAAGATATCGTCAACAAGTATTTTAAATACCATGAAGACGAAGCTTATAACAGCGGCCGGACACAATATGAACTGAAAAACGACAGAAGTGTAACGCAGCGGGTGTTTGAAACCAACAGCGGCGGTAGTACCGATTATCGTTATCTGTATCTGTTTAAAGAACAAACAGGGCAGCAATACCATATCAAATTCTGGCAGGAAGATGAATCCAACTATAATATTAAGTTCCGCTACCTGATGCCGCTGATCAAGATTTCAGAAATGTATTACATCGCAGCGGAAACGGCGCCGGATCTGAATACGGCCATTACTTTACTGAATAAGATCCGTTTCAACCGCGGTATTCCCAGCCTGCCGGAAGACCTGAATCCCGCGCAGCTGCAGGATGAGATCCGTAAAGAATACCAGAAGGAATTTTACAGCGAAGGGCAATTCTTCTACTACTGCAAACGGCTGAATCTTAATAAAATCAGTGAAGTGCCGGTAAAGCCTGAAAACGTATATGTGTTACCGTTACCAGACAACGAGATCGATCTGCGATAA
- a CDS encoding RNA polymerase sigma factor — MSNHYNAETADWLSFQQGDKRALSACYNTYADYLYNYGCKFTADTTLVEDTIQDLFLKLWKNRENLGQPASVKNYLLKSLRGLLIRKITTAQRHAPDELEESNYSFMLELSPEHIRMANEQAAQRSLQLKSALENLTPRQKEAVFLRFYEDMSYEDISEILSITIKATYKIMARALDALHEQLGQPL; from the coding sequence ATGTCCAACCATTATAACGCCGAAACAGCCGACTGGTTGTCCTTTCAGCAGGGCGACAAACGTGCCCTGTCAGCGTGTTATAACACTTATGCCGATTATCTGTATAACTATGGCTGTAAGTTCACTGCAGATACTACCCTGGTAGAAGATACCATACAAGACCTTTTTCTGAAACTCTGGAAAAACCGGGAAAACCTGGGGCAGCCTGCTTCTGTAAAGAATTACCTGTTGAAATCACTGCGGGGTTTACTCATCAGAAAAATTACGACGGCACAACGGCATGCACCGGATGAACTGGAAGAAAGCAATTACAGCTTTATGCTGGAGCTGTCGCCCGAACATATCCGCATGGCGAATGAGCAGGCTGCCCAGCGTTCCCTGCAACTGAAATCAGCCCTGGAAAACCTCACCCCGCGCCAGAAAGAAGCCGTATTTCTGCGGTTTTATGAAGATATGTCGTACGAGGATATTTCGGAGATCCTCTCTATTACCATTAAGGCTACCTATAAAATTATGGCCAGGGCCCTGGATGCCCTCCACGAACAGCTCGGACAACCCCTGTAA
- a CDS encoding SusC/RagA family TonB-linked outer membrane protein: MKMMFSCRRHCLQVLSAGILLLHFTVDASAITQTEPANSFNNVQAKSGKTFRHTLEEIATQYKVRLVYETSMADARPYVKPPQHKPRIEEVLSSILSASNLRFIKVDDSQFAIIAQPAAKNQPDDIIAPNNAPAAALPLQKAGGNQPSPLSADTVIDRRLIRGTITEEDGSPIPGATITLPGTSIGATSNASGAFTLMLPGTHTAPLLITSVGYLSQKMAVKGVEVLTVKLKRNVSQIQQVEVNAGVYKRPTSSYTGAATTITAEQLKQVSNKNVLEALKALDPSFKMPDNLQFGSDPNRLPDIQVRGAASLPNMKGDYTSSPNLPLFILDGFEASLQRVFDLDMNRIAAVTLLKDAAATAIYGSRGANGVLVIETVRPEKGRLRLSYTNDFKVAAPDLNVYNLLNAEEKLQLEKDAGLYTYITSGPGFSIPYPKPEESQRLKELYAARQIEVRRGVNTYWLSQPVRTGVYDRHSLYAEGGDDYVRYGLQLAAGNEQGVMKGSGRSNYSGEVSLAYQYKQLRFRNALTVNYNKSTNSPFGSFSQFGLLNPYYSIYDDEGRMKRKLDEGLDNPLYNGTMFVKDESTYTEFINNFSAEWQISQPFRVIGSFSLMKQDNGSEQFLPAEHTAFSGYSAEEKTRRGSYTIQHGKRTNYETSLTLNYGRAVNGSSLYASGGFNLAGSRDDNNGYKVEGFPNDRMDASWFAKQYEKNGHPTGSESITRRVGVLANVNYAYYQKYLIDLSYRIDGSSQFGANKRFGEFWSAGIGWNMHKESFLQGSKIINLLKLRASYGARGSLNVPAYQALATYNYYNDVYYYDMLGAYMMSLGNKELSWQNRLTANIGADMSLFNSRLNIEVNYYRDVTKNAIADISTPPSIGFEMNKTNFGELKGKGLEVYLRYMIIRDNKKNLYWNINASVVRNRTIVSNIADRFRKFNSDQNTKPQTGPVTLLVDGYPLNTIWAVPSLGIDPGTGSEIFRRADGTVTTAWSATDKQAVGNMDPQYEGTFGTFVGYKGFNLNALMRYRYGGQIFNATLLDRVENADVSKNVDRRVYEQRWRRPGDVTFFKNVASRETTKPSSRFVQNENTLSLESISLSYDFNRRQISFLRMQNLRLSLYMNEVFRLSTVEQERGLDYPFARSFSFSLKTQF, encoded by the coding sequence ATGAAAATGATGTTTTCGTGTAGGCGGCACTGTTTGCAAGTGCTGTCTGCGGGAATCCTGTTGCTGCATTTTACAGTGGATGCCAGCGCCATCACACAGACAGAACCGGCTAATTCGTTCAACAATGTACAGGCTAAATCAGGTAAAACATTCCGGCATACACTGGAAGAAATTGCTACGCAGTACAAAGTAAGGCTGGTATATGAAACGAGTATGGCGGATGCAAGACCTTATGTAAAACCACCACAACACAAGCCCCGTATTGAAGAAGTACTGAGTAGTATTTTGTCCGCTTCCAATCTGCGGTTTATTAAAGTAGATGACAGCCAGTTTGCCATCATTGCACAGCCGGCAGCCAAAAACCAACCAGATGATATCATCGCGCCTAACAACGCGCCGGCTGCTGCTTTACCCCTGCAAAAAGCAGGTGGAAACCAACCTTCACCATTATCGGCGGATACCGTAATAGACCGCCGCCTCATCAGGGGAACCATTACAGAGGAAGATGGTTCCCCTATTCCCGGCGCCACCATTACGCTGCCGGGTACTTCCATCGGCGCTACAAGCAATGCGTCGGGAGCTTTTACCCTGATGCTGCCGGGGACGCATACAGCGCCTTTACTGATCACCAGCGTAGGATACCTGTCGCAGAAGATGGCGGTAAAAGGAGTAGAAGTCCTAACGGTAAAGCTTAAACGAAATGTAAGTCAGATACAGCAGGTAGAAGTGAATGCCGGGGTCTATAAACGCCCGACTTCCAGCTATACCGGTGCGGCTACGACCATTACGGCAGAACAGCTGAAACAGGTCAGCAACAAAAACGTACTGGAAGCGCTGAAAGCACTGGACCCGTCTTTCAAAATGCCCGATAACCTGCAGTTCGGCTCAGATCCCAACCGCTTGCCGGATATCCAGGTAAGGGGGGCGGCGAGTTTGCCCAATATGAAGGGCGACTACACGTCCAGTCCCAACCTGCCGCTGTTTATCCTGGATGGTTTTGAAGCCTCTCTGCAGCGGGTATTCGACCTGGACATGAACCGCATTGCGGCAGTAACCCTGCTCAAAGATGCGGCGGCTACCGCCATCTATGGTTCCAGAGGCGCCAACGGCGTACTGGTCATTGAAACCGTAAGACCGGAAAAAGGCCGGTTGCGCCTTAGCTATACCAACGACTTTAAAGTAGCAGCGCCCGATCTGAACGTATACAACCTGCTGAATGCAGAAGAAAAACTGCAGCTGGAAAAAGATGCAGGCCTCTATACCTATATCACCAGCGGTCCCGGTTTTTCTATTCCTTATCCTAAACCGGAAGAGTCTCAACGCCTGAAAGAATTGTATGCGGCCCGGCAGATTGAAGTACGCCGCGGGGTGAACACCTACTGGCTGTCGCAGCCGGTGCGTACCGGCGTATACGATCGCCATTCCCTGTATGCAGAAGGAGGAGATGATTATGTAAGATATGGCTTACAACTGGCTGCAGGTAATGAACAAGGGGTAATGAAAGGCTCCGGCAGAAGTAACTATTCGGGAGAAGTATCCCTGGCTTACCAGTACAAACAACTGCGTTTCCGGAATGCGCTCACTGTTAACTATAACAAAAGTACCAACTCACCTTTCGGCAGCTTCAGCCAGTTCGGCCTGCTGAATCCTTACTACAGCATCTACGACGACGAAGGCCGTATGAAGCGGAAACTGGACGAAGGCCTGGATAACCCGTTGTACAACGGTACCATGTTTGTGAAAGACGAAAGTACCTATACGGAGTTTATCAATAACTTCTCCGCAGAATGGCAGATTTCCCAGCCGTTCCGCGTGATCGGTAGTTTCAGTTTGATGAAGCAGGACAATGGCAGCGAACAATTCCTGCCGGCAGAACATACTGCCTTCTCCGGATATAGTGCAGAAGAAAAAACACGCCGGGGTTCCTATACGATTCAGCATGGTAAAAGAACCAACTATGAAACCAGCCTGACGCTGAACTATGGCCGTGCGGTAAATGGTTCGTCTCTCTACGCTTCCGGTGGTTTCAATCTGGCAGGCAGCCGCGATGATAACAACGGCTATAAGGTGGAAGGTTTCCCGAACGACCGGATGGATGCCAGCTGGTTCGCCAAACAATACGAAAAAAATGGCCACCCCACCGGTAGTGAATCCATTACCCGCAGGGTAGGGGTGCTGGCCAACGTCAACTATGCCTACTATCAGAAATACCTGATCGATCTCTCCTATCGTATCGACGGTTCTTCTCAGTTTGGCGCCAACAAACGTTTCGGTGAATTCTGGTCTGCCGGTATCGGCTGGAACATGCACAAAGAATCTTTTCTGCAGGGCAGCAAAATCATCAACCTGCTGAAACTCCGTGCCAGCTATGGTGCGCGTGGTTCCCTGAATGTACCGGCCTATCAGGCACTGGCTACCTACAACTATTACAATGATGTGTACTACTATGACATGCTGGGCGCCTATATGATGTCGCTGGGCAACAAGGAGCTGAGCTGGCAGAATCGCCTCACAGCCAACATCGGGGCAGATATGTCCTTGTTCAACAGCCGCCTGAACATAGAGGTCAACTACTACCGTGATGTGACCAAAAATGCCATCGCTGACATCAGTACGCCACCTTCCATCGGTTTCGAGATGAATAAAACCAACTTCGGTGAACTGAAAGGAAAAGGGTTAGAAGTATACCTGCGTTACATGATCATCCGCGATAATAAAAAGAATCTCTACTGGAATATCAATGCCTCTGTGGTGCGTAACCGCACCATTGTATCCAATATCGCTGATCGCTTCCGTAAATTCAACTCCGACCAGAATACCAAACCGCAAACCGGTCCGGTTACCCTGCTCGTGGATGGTTATCCGTTAAATACCATCTGGGCAGTGCCTTCCCTGGGTATTGATCCGGGTACCGGCTCCGAAATATTCCGCCGTGCCGACGGTACCGTTACCACTGCCTGGAGTGCTACCGACAAACAGGCCGTAGGTAATATGGATCCGCAATACGAAGGTACTTTTGGCACATTTGTAGGATACAAAGGATTTAACTTAAACGCGTTGATGCGTTACCGTTACGGCGGACAGATTTTCAATGCTACGCTGCTCGACCGGGTGGAAAACGCCGACGTCAGCAAGAACGTGGATCGCCGCGTATACGAACAGCGCTGGCGTAGACCGGGCGACGTTACCTTCTTTAAAAACGTAGCCAGCCGGGAAACGACCAAACCTTCTTCCCGCTTTGTACAAAATGAAAATACGCTGTCGCTGGAATCAATATCCTTATCATATGACTTTAACCGCAGACAAATCAGTTTCCTGCGTATGCAGAACCTGCGTTTATCACTGTATATGAATGAAGTATTCCGGCTGTCAACAGTAGAGCAGGAGCGGGGACTGGATTATCCGTTCGCCAGATCATTCTCCTTCTCTCTAAAAACTCAGTTTTAA